In Pedobacter sp. SL55, the following proteins share a genomic window:
- a CDS encoding FAD-dependent oxidoreductase, translating to MKKEQASAKRDLNKINLTADLVVAGGGLSGVCAAITAARQGIKVFLVQDRPVLGGNSSSEVRLWILGATSHMGNNNRWAREGGVIDEILVENTYKNPEGNPLILDMILLDKVTQEKNIQLLLNTAVFEVDKEADQIKSITAFCSQNSTLYRLEAPLFCDATGDGIVGFLAGAAFRMGAESKEEFDEGMAPTAEYGELLGHSLYFYSKDTGRPVKFTQPNFALSDITEIPRFKQFNANEFGCKLWWVEYGGRLDTVHDTEKIKWELWKVVYGIWNHIKNSGEFPEAENLTLEWVGTIPGKRESRRFEGDYILTQKDLVEQRHHEDAVAFGGWSIDLHPADGVYSERPGCNQWHGKGIFEIPYRTLYSKNISNLFIAGRIISVSHVAFGATRVMATCAYIGQSIGMAAVLCKNESLQPREVLANGHIQQLQQKLSLNGQYIPGVKINDVLDLIPQSEISVSSTLNFKGFDRIDLWKSLTTASAQLFPMLKGELPVFNVAVNAIKPTTFKASLRISERAEGFTPDLNLASREIEIQAGEQNINLDFSVNLPEKSYVFVVFEANEAIQLGFTEKRVTGILSVFNSINKAVSNFGKQTPPADAGVDEFEFWCPQRRPQGQNLAISLAKPQPVFDKSNLINGIDRPVIQPNAWVSDPADASPTLTFEWDEAKTIKQIDLWFDADFDHPMESVLMGHPETVMPFCIRKYVIRINRVRWCLRRMIIFKPTSVSS from the coding sequence ATGAAAAAAGAGCAGGCTTCGGCGAAACGAGATTTAAATAAAATCAATTTAACGGCAGATTTAGTGGTTGCAGGCGGCGGACTTTCGGGTGTGTGTGCTGCAATTACAGCTGCCAGACAAGGTATAAAAGTATTTTTGGTACAAGATAGACCCGTTTTGGGTGGTAATTCCTCAAGTGAGGTGAGGCTGTGGATCTTGGGTGCGACATCGCACATGGGAAATAACAATCGATGGGCAAGGGAAGGCGGTGTGATTGATGAAATTTTAGTTGAAAATACTTACAAAAATCCGGAGGGAAATCCATTGATTTTGGATATGATCTTGTTGGATAAAGTAACTCAAGAAAAAAATATTCAATTGCTTTTAAACACGGCTGTTTTTGAGGTGGATAAAGAAGCGGATCAAATCAAATCGATCACTGCTTTTTGCAGCCAAAATTCCACTTTGTATCGGCTGGAAGCGCCCTTGTTTTGCGATGCCACAGGCGATGGTATTGTAGGTTTTTTGGCTGGTGCCGCTTTTAGAATGGGCGCCGAAAGTAAAGAGGAGTTTGATGAAGGCATGGCGCCAACTGCCGAATATGGCGAATTGTTAGGACACTCGCTTTATTTCTACAGTAAAGATACTGGTCGCCCAGTAAAATTCACACAGCCGAACTTTGCTTTAAGTGATATTACTGAAATACCTCGCTTTAAGCAATTTAACGCTAATGAATTTGGTTGTAAACTTTGGTGGGTAGAATACGGTGGGAGATTAGACACCGTTCATGATACGGAGAAGATTAAATGGGAACTTTGGAAAGTGGTTTACGGCATTTGGAACCATATCAAAAATTCTGGAGAATTTCCAGAAGCTGAAAATTTAACATTAGAATGGGTGGGTACAATCCCTGGCAAGCGAGAGAGTAGGCGCTTTGAAGGCGATTATATCTTAACGCAGAAAGATTTGGTTGAACAACGTCATCACGAGGATGCGGTTGCTTTTGGTGGCTGGTCGATAGATTTGCACCCAGCAGATGGGGTGTATAGTGAGCGTCCTGGCTGCAACCAATGGCATGGAAAAGGGATTTTCGAGATTCCATATCGTACTTTGTACAGCAAGAATATTAGTAATTTATTCATCGCTGGCCGTATCATCAGTGTGAGCCATGTGGCTTTCGGTGCCACCCGTGTAATGGCAACCTGTGCTTACATAGGTCAATCGATAGGCATGGCTGCGGTTCTTTGTAAAAACGAAAGTTTGCAGCCAAGGGAAGTGCTTGCTAACGGACATATCCAACAGCTACAGCAAAAACTCTCCTTAAATGGTCAATATATCCCAGGCGTAAAGATCAATGACGTTTTAGATTTAATTCCGCAAAGCGAGATCTCCGTTTCGAGTACCCTAAATTTCAAAGGTTTTGATCGCATTGATCTGTGGAAAAGCTTAACAACAGCTTCTGCACAGCTTTTTCCCATGCTTAAAGGAGAGTTGCCGGTATTTAATGTTGCAGTAAATGCAATCAAACCGACTACCTTTAAGGCATCGTTAAGAATTAGTGAAAGGGCAGAAGGTTTTACACCAGATCTAAATTTAGCCAGTAGGGAAATTGAAATTCAAGCGGGTGAACAAAATATCAACCTTGATTTTAGCGTGAATTTACCAGAAAAAAGTTATGTTTTTGTAGTTTTTGAAGCAAATGAGGCTATCCAACTCGGTTTTACAGAAAAACGTGTTACCGGAATTTTGTCGGTATTCAACTCAATAAATAAAGCAGTTTCCAATTTTGGGAAGCAAACGCCTCCGGCAGATGCAGGTGTAGATGAGTTCGAATTCTGGTGTCCACAACGTAGACCGCAGGGGCAAAATCTAGCGATTTCCTTGGCTAAACCTCAACCAGTTTTCGATAAATCAAACCTAATTAATGGAATTGATAGACCCGTTATTCAGCCGAATGCCTGGGTTTCAGATCCGGCAGATGCTTCCCCAACCTTAACTTTCGAATGGGATGAAGCGAAGACAATTAAACAAATAGATTTGTGGTTTGATGCAGATTTCGACCATCCGATGGAGTCTGTACTCATGGGGCATCCAGAAACCGTAATGCCTTTTTGTATCAGAAAATATGTGATTAGAATCAATCGGGTAAGATGGTGTTTGAGAAGGATGATAATTTTCAAACCCACCAGCGTATCATCCTAG
- a CDS encoding sodium:solute symporter family transporter, translated as MSYFSAGTFVVWGSIAYKFGLVSNTIQLTMAISGFIVTLFIAARWKKTGVATAAEYIGKRFGGKEQQFYTYMTLLLSLFTTAAVLYPVGKMVHVATDLPVNTCILIIGMIIVLYTAAGGLWAVLVTDVVQFVILSAAVLIVIPISFAEIGGFQNLVQKAPTHFFEPFNEDYTLGFMLAFIVYQTFYIGGNWSYVQRYTSVAKPKESKKVAGIFTILYFVSPVVWMLPPMIYRVINPNLEGLQTEDAYMMLIQKVMPGGLIGLVLAGMVSATSSKANTTINMAATVFAQDIYKNLLNPKASEKNVIWMARFFTLLFGVLTILVAMWIPSAGGIVEVVLSTASIAGGALFAPIILTLFSKRQTGFSVVTATVASLIINLFFKVIAPDLIDLKLTRTMETVLGMGIPMLILLIFELRYISTGLVSSRAIEMKNALALSKEVNVFDPEEQQAAEKQNVFGIRVIAISMAVVGAGIVYLGLVAPSFSNIIAAVGALIFVAAAAIGMVTIKRKIA; from the coding sequence ATCAGTTATTTCTCTGCCGGAACCTTCGTCGTTTGGGGTTCAATTGCCTACAAGTTTGGGTTGGTTTCCAACACGATACAGTTGACAATGGCTATCAGCGGTTTCATTGTTACTTTATTCATTGCTGCAAGATGGAAAAAAACTGGCGTAGCTACCGCTGCCGAGTATATTGGGAAGCGTTTTGGTGGTAAAGAACAGCAGTTTTATACCTACATGACTTTGTTGCTAAGCTTATTTACTACTGCTGCCGTACTTTATCCGGTGGGTAAAATGGTACATGTAGCCACAGATTTACCGGTCAACACCTGTATCTTAATCATCGGGATGATCATTGTACTTTACACAGCCGCAGGAGGACTATGGGCGGTTTTAGTGACCGATGTGGTTCAATTTGTTATTCTATCTGCAGCGGTACTAATCGTTATTCCAATTTCATTTGCAGAAATTGGCGGCTTTCAAAACCTAGTTCAAAAGGCACCAACGCATTTCTTTGAGCCATTTAACGAAGATTATACGCTTGGTTTTATGTTAGCCTTTATTGTTTATCAAACTTTTTATATTGGCGGAAACTGGTCGTACGTACAACGTTATACCAGTGTGGCCAAGCCAAAGGAATCAAAAAAAGTTGCAGGTATCTTTACCATTTTGTATTTCGTTAGTCCGGTTGTTTGGATGTTGCCGCCCATGATCTATCGTGTAATTAATCCCAATTTGGAAGGACTACAGACGGAAGATGCTTACATGATGTTGATCCAAAAAGTGATGCCAGGGGGATTGATTGGCTTGGTATTGGCCGGAATGGTTTCTGCAACTTCAAGTAAGGCGAATACAACCATTAATATGGCGGCTACGGTTTTTGCACAGGATATTTACAAGAACTTACTCAATCCCAAGGCTTCTGAAAAGAATGTGATCTGGATGGCCCGATTTTTCACGCTACTTTTTGGCGTACTTACCATTTTAGTAGCCATGTGGATCCCAAGTGCGGGCGGAATTGTAGAAGTGGTTTTAAGTACTGCTTCAATTGCTGGCGGTGCACTTTTTGCGCCAATCATCTTGACACTTTTTTCGAAACGACAAACTGGATTTTCAGTGGTTACCGCCACAGTTGCATCTTTAATCATTAACTTGTTTTTTAAAGTTATTGCACCAGATTTGATAGACTTAAAGCTGACCAGAACCATGGAAACCGTTCTCGGTATGGGAATACCGATGTTGATCTTGTTGATTTTCGAACTGCGATACATCTCTACAGGATTGGTGTCTAGTAGGGCTATTGAAATGAAAAATGCTTTAGCACTAAGCAAAGAAGTTAACGTGTTTGACCCAGAAGAACAGCAGGCAGCAGAAAAGCAAAACGTATTTGGTATTCGTGTAATCGCTATATCTATGGCGGTAGTTGGTGCCGGAATTGTTTATTTAGGCTTAGTAGCACCTAGCTTTTCGAATATTATTGCCGCAGTGGGTGCACTAATTTTTGTTGCCGCTGCAGCTATCGGTATGGTTACCATCAAAAGAAAGATAGCATGA
- a CDS encoding sialate O-acetylesterase codes for MLQQNSNAKIWGTATGKKVVKVQTSWDKQTYTVKPDDKGNWTVIVKTANAGGPFTISVSQLNKIVLNDVLLGEVWLCSGQSNMDMPVKGYNNLPITNSLDILMASPDPMLRLFKVERKYAATPETNVKGNWQLADAGSVAPFSAVGYQFASYLRKQLDVPVGIIQSTWGGSPIEAWMDRQLVGDVLKDRLSSNTAISKAVHQTPGSLFNGMISPLIGYSMAGVIWYQGEQNRHNYSDYLALQHAMVSSWRAKWEIGEWPFYLVQLAPMKYAAREAYKVPLLMEAQLKLPDTLANAGVAVIIDAGEQHNIHPANKTLPSKRLAYLALANTYHKKGFPVASPTYKKMVVKNDTVQVYFNHIPLGLTTYGKPITQFEVAAADQKFYPATAKLVNDVVYVHSDQVQNPIAIRYAFKDWAIGELYSVEGLPVSSFRTDDWTRK; via the coding sequence GTGCTACAACAAAACAGCAATGCGAAGATATGGGGCACTGCAACTGGCAAAAAAGTGGTAAAGGTTCAAACTTCGTGGGATAAGCAAACTTATACGGTCAAGCCAGACGATAAAGGAAATTGGACTGTAATAGTTAAAACAGCCAATGCAGGTGGGCCGTTTACCATCAGCGTAAGCCAACTAAATAAAATCGTACTTAATGATGTGTTGTTGGGAGAAGTTTGGCTTTGTTCGGGTCAATCAAACATGGATATGCCCGTTAAAGGCTACAATAATTTGCCCATTACCAATTCCTTAGATATTTTGATGGCTTCGCCAGATCCGATGCTGCGTTTATTTAAGGTAGAGCGAAAATATGCCGCTACACCAGAGACAAATGTAAAGGGCAATTGGCAACTTGCCGATGCCGGTTCGGTTGCGCCATTTAGTGCGGTGGGTTATCAGTTTGCAAGTTATCTGCGTAAACAATTAGACGTACCCGTAGGTATAATCCAGTCTACTTGGGGTGGTTCGCCAATTGAAGCGTGGATGGACCGGCAGTTGGTTGGCGATGTATTAAAAGATCGTTTGTCTAGCAATACTGCAATTTCTAAGGCGGTTCATCAAACACCAGGAAGTCTGTTTAATGGGATGATTTCTCCTTTAATTGGCTACAGCATGGCTGGTGTAATTTGGTATCAAGGCGAGCAAAATCGTCATAATTATAGCGACTATCTAGCGCTGCAACATGCTATGGTAAGCTCTTGGAGGGCGAAATGGGAAATCGGAGAATGGCCTTTTTATTTGGTGCAATTAGCTCCAATGAAATATGCAGCCCGTGAGGCCTATAAAGTTCCTTTACTAATGGAGGCACAGTTAAAGCTGCCAGATACTTTGGCCAATGCTGGCGTGGCTGTGATTATTGATGCAGGCGAGCAGCACAATATTCATCCGGCAAACAAAACCCTGCCAAGTAAAAGGTTGGCTTATTTAGCTTTGGCCAATACCTACCATAAAAAGGGTTTTCCAGTGGCAAGCCCTACTTACAAAAAAATGGTGGTAAAAAATGACACAGTTCAAGTTTATTTTAATCATATTCCACTAGGATTAACTACTTATGGCAAGCCAATTACACAATTTGAAGTAGCTGCGGCAGACCAGAAATTTTATCCAGCAACTGCTAAATTAGTTAATGATGTGGTTTACGTTCATAGCGATCAAGTCCAAAATCCAATCGCCATAAGGTATGCCTTTAAAGATTGGGCTATTGGCGAATTATATAGTGTAGAGGGCTTGCCTGTTTCGTCTTTTAGAACTGATGATTGGACAAGAAAATAA
- a CDS encoding sensor histidine kinase has product MKQRTKFNFQHSHTISFVITISLFFCSFVKAQHINSFSLNNLGNQLIYLEDKTANLTIEKVQKLDDQVFEKGKKQILNFGNTSSAWWVKINYVSKQQQPLNLLIDAPNIEQITVYTTDTNGRRVEIHTGSLAKRHPDVIISSSFNIKLPIAKANEQRTIYLRLKSNNILLAPVKLATNEDILNRPSIRGGLEYIYIGLLIGLLLFNLFLFLSTKDITYLYYVLYVFFLSGYILLYLRGYAFMFGDTFRIFLNSYPHMFMGLSLVSLLTFSYRFLHLKQKAPKSKKLFYFMGSFGLLLFFSSIFGFKAISSTITQQLSFITVLMVWSAGVVAYRRGHKPAKYFIIAWSLILLSTIIVTFSLGGIMVQNDFTIQLVPVSVIIELLLLSFALGDRYKVIIQAEKKLRDENLLLVKTQNQRLEESVNERTIQLSNTIIELEESNAVRNKLFSIIAHDLKSPLSSLTNILSLYNMQALSTEELRMLLAENKKTIESINNTLNNLLHWAKGQMDGTVTEPTYFSLTKMLEEQLLLYAPLIKKKNIEVILDMIDQSEVIADQNQINLVIRNLIDNAIKFTPIGGKIKFEIKAANEGTKFTIENELQDAHAVVMANMQGGKIANSTYGTANERGVGLGLLLCHEYISNNNSVLETHLAGNKISFSFKLNAANYNIQTPLV; this is encoded by the coding sequence ATGAAACAAAGAACCAAATTTAACTTTCAGCATAGCCATACCATCTCATTTGTCATTACAATAAGCTTGTTTTTCTGTAGTTTCGTTAAAGCACAACATATCAATTCTTTCAGCCTCAACAACCTTGGTAATCAACTTATTTATTTAGAAGACAAAACTGCCAATTTAACCATAGAAAAGGTACAAAAATTGGATGATCAGGTTTTTGAAAAAGGTAAAAAGCAAATTCTGAATTTTGGGAACACTTCGTCGGCTTGGTGGGTAAAGATCAATTACGTTTCTAAACAGCAACAACCGTTAAATTTATTGATAGATGCGCCCAATATAGAGCAAATTACAGTTTACACTACAGATACCAACGGGAGACGTGTAGAAATACATACTGGAAGCCTTGCTAAACGCCATCCGGATGTAATTATCAGCAGTAGTTTCAATATCAAGCTACCTATTGCTAAGGCCAACGAACAGCGAACTATCTACCTAAGGCTAAAATCAAACAATATTTTATTAGCCCCTGTAAAATTGGCAACCAATGAAGATATATTGAATAGACCTTCTATACGAGGCGGACTAGAATACATTTACATTGGATTATTAATTGGACTGCTATTATTTAACCTTTTTCTATTTCTAAGCACCAAAGACATTACCTATCTCTATTATGTATTATATGTGTTTTTTCTTTCGGGATACATATTACTGTATTTGAGAGGCTACGCTTTTATGTTTGGCGATACCTTTAGGATCTTTTTAAATAGCTACCCTCACATGTTTATGGGGCTTTCACTTGTTTCGCTACTAACCTTTAGTTACAGGTTTTTACATTTAAAACAAAAGGCACCAAAATCTAAGAAGCTATTTTATTTTATGGGCAGTTTTGGCTTGCTCTTATTTTTTTCAAGCATTTTTGGGTTTAAGGCTATCTCGTCTACAATAACGCAACAATTATCGTTTATAACTGTGTTAATGGTTTGGTCTGCTGGCGTAGTTGCCTATCGTAGAGGACATAAACCTGCAAAATACTTTATTATAGCGTGGTCGCTCATTTTGTTGTCTACCATTATAGTTACTTTTAGTTTAGGAGGCATAATGGTACAAAATGATTTTACGATACAACTTGTGCCAGTAAGCGTAATTATCGAACTTTTGTTGCTGTCTTTTGCATTGGGAGATAGGTACAAAGTGATTATACAAGCCGAAAAAAAACTACGCGACGAGAATTTGCTACTTGTTAAAACACAAAACCAAAGGCTAGAAGAAAGTGTAAATGAGCGTACAATACAGCTTAGCAACACTATCATCGAACTAGAAGAATCTAATGCAGTAAGAAATAAGCTTTTCTCTATTATTGCCCACGACCTAAAAAGCCCGCTCAGTAGCCTAACAAATATACTATCCTTATACAACATGCAGGCATTAAGTACAGAAGAGTTAAGGATGCTGCTTGCTGAGAACAAAAAAACAATCGAATCAATCAACAATACGCTGAACAACCTTTTACACTGGGCAAAGGGACAAATGGATGGTACGGTAACAGAGCCTACCTACTTCAGCTTAACTAAAATGTTAGAAGAACAGCTTTTATTATATGCACCCTTAATTAAGAAGAAAAACATTGAGGTAATATTGGATATGATAGATCAAAGCGAGGTAATTGCAGATCAAAACCAAATTAACCTAGTTATTCGTAACCTTATTGATAATGCAATTAAGTTTACACCAATTGGCGGCAAAATCAAATTTGAAATTAAAGCGGCAAACGAGGGAACAAAATTTACCATAGAAAATGAACTTCAAGATGCCCACGCCGTAGTTATGGCTAATATGCAAGGCGGAAAAATTGCAAATTCTACATACGGTACCGCAAATGAGCGTGGTGTAGGGCTTGGATTATTATTATGCCACGAGTACATAAGCAATAACAATAGCGTACTAGAAACACATTTAGCAGGCAATAAAATAAGTTTTTCTTTTAAATTAAATGCTGCCAACTACAACATACAAACTCCTTTAGTTTAA
- a CDS encoding serine hydrolase, producing MRKVITCFLLLISTIAMAQETDTTFLKKLLESRPELFSGVLNHPNKNEVQVMYTQVNRDQNNKPSFKTFSYRINPQRYFYPASTVKLAAVIFALEKVNELKIPGLTAYSTMITDTAFKGQTAVNEDKSAANGKPTLAHYIKKCLLLTSDNDAYNRLFEFVGRAEMNAKLKKYGLTESRILNRLAIGDGGESEKNTNPIRFYNGKELVYSQAAQYDPKNYPLQLTNLIVGIGYIDSKEQLVNKPYSFENKNVFTIKDQQSLMKRLMMPEAYIANERFNLKPKDYKLIYTYMSKLPTESDYPKYDEKEFWPTYAKMLFYGREKNAIIDPNIRIFNKYGDSYGFIIDNAYIVDFKNKVEFFLTAVVQSNEDGIYNDGKYEYETVCYPFMKNLGQMIYEYELQRKKMPKPNLNRYIMNYQ from the coding sequence ATGCGAAAAGTTATTACCTGTTTTTTATTACTAATTAGTACCATTGCTATGGCTCAAGAAACCGACACTACATTTTTAAAAAAGCTGTTAGAAAGCAGGCCCGAATTATTTTCTGGCGTACTTAATCATCCCAATAAAAATGAAGTGCAAGTAATGTACACCCAAGTAAACCGAGATCAGAACAATAAACCGAGCTTCAAAACCTTTAGTTACCGCATTAACCCACAACGCTATTTCTATCCTGCAAGCACGGTAAAATTGGCTGCCGTAATTTTCGCTTTAGAGAAAGTTAACGAATTAAAAATCCCAGGCTTAACGGCCTACAGCACCATGATTACCGATACAGCCTTTAAAGGGCAAACTGCGGTAAATGAAGATAAAAGTGCAGCAAACGGCAAACCTACCTTAGCGCATTACATTAAAAAATGCTTACTCCTAACTAGCGATAATGATGCATACAATCGCTTGTTCGAGTTTGTGGGCAGAGCAGAGATGAACGCCAAACTGAAAAAATACGGCCTTACTGAAAGCAGGATCTTAAATCGTTTGGCCATAGGCGATGGCGGCGAAAGTGAAAAGAACACCAATCCTATCCGGTTTTATAACGGCAAAGAGCTGGTTTACAGCCAAGCTGCGCAATACGATCCGAAAAACTATCCCTTGCAATTAACCAACCTTATTGTTGGCATAGGTTATATAGATAGCAAGGAACAGTTAGTAAATAAACCTTATAGTTTTGAAAACAAAAATGTGTTTACCATTAAAGACCAACAATCTTTAATGAAACGTTTAATGATGCCCGAAGCTTATATTGCCAATGAACGCTTTAATCTTAAACCTAAGGATTATAAGCTCATTTACACTTACATGAGTAAGCTGCCTACAGAAAGCGATTATCCAAAATACGATGAAAAAGAGTTTTGGCCAACCTACGCCAAAATGCTTTTCTATGGAAGAGAGAAAAATGCAATTATAGACCCCAACATACGTATCTTTAACAAATATGGCGATAGCTATGGCTTCATTATCGATAACGCTTATATCGTAGATTTTAAGAATAAGGTAGAGTTTTTTCTAACTGCTGTAGTACAAAGTAATGAAGATGGCATTTATAACGATGGCAAATATGAGTACGAAACGGTTTGCTATCCTTTTATGAAGAATTTAGGCCAAATGATTTACGAATACGAGTTACAACGTAAAAAAATGCCCAAACCTAATTTGAACAGGTATATAATGAATTACCAATAA
- a CDS encoding TonB-dependent receptor plug domain-containing protein, producing MKKKIALLAGLGFAQSVVLAQTKPTDSVTTLKDVVITSTKNNQKQSQTGKVATILGPEVLDKSLGKTLPQLLAEQAGITVTGATSNYAANKSVFFRGAGSAYAIVLIDGIVQNDPSGNGGAFDLRLLPIDQIERIEILRGGQSTIYGSDAVGGVINIITKKGAKQPLNVYGVASAGSYETYKGTIGLQGNVSNFDYNISYTHVKSDGISEAVNPVGNTTAFDKDGLKTDGVNAKFGFKFNDNFSINPFVRYNTGTYNYDDGPFTDAANYSILKNIAVGTNAVYLLGKGKVTLNYSHQKTSNDVHSAYPALLEGQVNFLDVYYNQQLGKKLDLLLGVDHRDMKLPSAAGSPKTNILAGYGSLFLHDLSIFNLEVGGRYNKHEQYGENWTYTITPSINLVKQVKLFGNISTGFKIPTLTMLFGTFGANLNLKPEKSENYEAGVEFNFADGKYKLRGAAYKRNLTGAIIYNYPQGYENQISQKTKGFEIEPAVKLGAFSLNGFYSYTEGDEYNFVDNAVADYLFRRPKHTYGATAGLQATKDLFVSLNYRFVGSRTDGDFNSYPAAVVNLPSYKLLNAYAEYSLAKSRVKLFVDTQNILNEKYNEIYGYNSQGFNVNAGVRFNIY from the coding sequence ATGAAGAAAAAAATTGCATTGCTTGCAGGCCTAGGGTTTGCACAATCGGTGGTTTTGGCACAAACAAAGCCTACAGACAGCGTAACTACGCTAAAAGATGTGGTCATTACATCTACAAAAAACAATCAAAAACAATCGCAAACTGGTAAGGTAGCCACTATTCTTGGTCCAGAAGTGTTAGACAAAAGCCTTGGCAAAACTTTGCCACAATTGCTTGCAGAACAAGCGGGAATTACCGTAACTGGCGCAACCAGTAATTACGCAGCCAACAAATCGGTGTTTTTTAGAGGTGCTGGCAGTGCTTATGCCATCGTGTTAATTGATGGCATTGTGCAAAACGATCCTTCGGGCAATGGTGGTGCTTTCGATTTGCGTTTACTGCCTATCGACCAGATTGAGCGTATCGAGATTTTACGTGGCGGGCAATCTACCATTTACGGTTCTGATGCCGTTGGTGGCGTCATCAACATCATCACTAAAAAAGGTGCTAAGCAGCCCTTAAATGTTTATGGTGTGGCTAGCGCCGGAAGTTACGAAACTTACAAAGGAACCATTGGCTTACAAGGGAATGTGAGTAATTTCGATTACAACATCAGTTATACGCACGTAAAAAGCGATGGTATTTCTGAAGCTGTAAATCCGGTAGGTAACACCACTGCGTTTGATAAAGATGGCTTGAAAACAGATGGCGTAAATGCAAAATTTGGTTTTAAGTTCAACGATAATTTTTCAATCAATCCGTTTGTAAGGTACAATACAGGAACCTATAATTACGATGATGGTCCCTTTACCGATGCCGCAAATTATTCTATTTTGAAAAACATTGCTGTAGGTACAAATGCTGTTTATTTGCTGGGTAAAGGCAAGGTAACTTTAAATTACAGTCATCAAAAAACCAGTAACGATGTACATTCTGCTTATCCAGCATTGTTAGAAGGTCAAGTAAATTTCTTGGATGTTTACTATAATCAACAATTAGGTAAAAAGCTTGATCTTTTGTTAGGCGTAGACCATCGCGATATGAAGTTGCCAAGCGCCGCAGGAAGTCCAAAAACCAATATTCTTGCAGGCTACGGTTCATTGTTTTTACATGATTTAAGTATATTTAATTTAGAGGTTGGTGGCCGTTACAATAAACACGAGCAATACGGAGAAAATTGGACTTACACCATTACGCCAAGTATCAATTTGGTAAAGCAAGTAAAATTGTTCGGAAATATCTCTACCGGATTTAAAATTCCTACCTTAACTATGCTGTTTGGTACTTTTGGTGCTAACTTAAATTTAAAGCCAGAGAAATCTGAAAATTACGAAGCCGGAGTAGAGTTTAACTTTGCAGATGGAAAATACAAGTTACGCGGTGCAGCTTACAAACGTAATTTAACTGGTGCCATTATCTACAACTATCCACAAGGCTATGAAAATCAAATCAGTCAAAAAACTAAAGGTTTCGAAATTGAGCCAGCAGTTAAGTTGGGTGCTTTTAGCTTAAATGGTTTTTATAGCTATACCGAAGGTGATGAGTATAATTTCGTAGATAACGCAGTGGCAGATTATCTTTTCCGTCGCCCTAAGCATACTTATGGTGCTACAGCTGGTTTACAAGCTACTAAAGATTTATTTGTAAGTTTAAATTACCGCTTTGTTGGTAGCCGTACCGATGGCGATTTTAACAGCTATCCGGCTGCGGTAGTTAACTTGCCTTCGTACAAATTGTTAAATGCCTATGCAGAATATAGCTTAGCTAAATCGAGGGTAAAACTATTTGTAGATACCCAAAATATTTTAAACGAGAAATATAACGAGATCTATGGTTACAATAGCCAAGGTTTTAATGTTAATGCTGGTGTAAGGTTTAACATATATTAA
- a CDS encoding DUF6580 family putative transport protein: protein MSHIKFNPRTLVLMVVILAIMLMRVLIVFNTEALSFANFSSVGAVALFGGAYFSSNVKAFSFPVLSLLITDILFANTIYKSYSDGFLYDGWYWTYAAIILMVLVGKYLLKNITLANGTIAAIAVTVVHWLVSDIGVWYGNPSFTQDIGGYWNCLVLAIPFELRFLAGTVIYGGVMFGSFQLLKVKYPALQRKEMLSA from the coding sequence ATGTCACATATCAAATTTAATCCACGCACTTTAGTTTTAATGGTTGTTATTTTGGCAATTATGCTGATGCGTGTGTTAATTGTTTTCAATACGGAGGCACTTAGCTTTGCTAATTTCTCATCGGTAGGTGCGGTAGCGCTATTTGGAGGAGCCTATTTTTCTAGTAATGTAAAAGCATTTTCATTTCCAGTTTTAAGTCTTTTAATTACAGATATTTTGTTTGCCAACACTATTTATAAAAGTTACAGCGATGGCTTTTTGTACGATGGCTGGTATTGGACTTATGCAGCTATTATTTTAATGGTATTAGTAGGAAAGTACTTGCTAAAAAACATCACTTTAGCTAACGGAACTATTGCCGCCATTGCAGTTACAGTGGTACATTGGTTAGTTTCCGACATTGGCGTATGGTACGGCAATCCTTCATTTACGCAAGATATTGGCGGTTATTGGAACTGTTTGGTGTTAGCTATCCCGTTTGAATTGAGGTTTTTAGCCGGTACGGTAATTTATGGAGGGGTAATGTTTGGAAGTTTTCAGCTTTTAAAAGTGAAATATCCTGCGCTTCAACGTAAAGAAATGTTGTCTGCGTAA